The Rhodothermia bacterium genome segment GATCCCCATGAGCATTTTTCGCTTCATGTCTTTCATAGCTTATGGGTTAAGGTTTTGAAGGTTATATAGATGGAAATTATTGGCTTGTTTCACGCAAAAAAGAGGGTTGGGTTTCATGAACAAAAAACAAGACATGCGCCAGAACGGATCTATACGCATGTCTTTTGTTCCAAACCACAGAACATGAATCGTAGCGTAAGAGGAACGGATCTTTGGGCTTTAATATTGTTAGACGGCATAAAAAAAGCGCATCGGAGTCGAGGCGCTTTTTTCAAATTTTATCTAAAAGATTTTGTTAGCTGCCGGGGATTCCCGCTTCCGTCATGCTGCGCACATCCAAGACGGCATCCAATTCCTCCTCCGTTAGCAAGCCCAATTCCTTCACCACGACACGGACGGATTTGCGTTCTTTTGCGGATTGCTTGGCTACTTTTGCCGCCATGTCGTACCCTATCGTCCGGTTAAGGGCGGTTGCAATGGAGGGATTTAGCTCCAAAAGTTCCTTACAGCGGGCTTCGTTTGCCACTATACCATCGAGGCATTTGGTGCGGAAGGCATCGAGGCCATTAGACAAGATGGCAACGCTTTCTAACATTGCATGAGCCATGACGGGCATCATGACATTCAGTTCAAAATTACCCATTTGCCCACCGACGGTAATGGTGGTCAGGTTGCCTTGCACCCGTGCAGAGACCATCATCATGGCCTCGCTCATGACGGGATTCACCTTTCCGGGCATGATGGAAGAGCCGGGTTGAAGGTCGGGGAGGAGGATTTCGCTGAGACCGCTGGTCGGGCCGGAACCAAGCCAACGAATATCGTTTACGATTTTCATCACTGTGACCGCCAACGTATTGAGTGCGCCAGCAACCGAGACATAGGCATCTTTTGAGGCTTGCGCTTCCATATGGTTTTCGGCTTCGTGGAAGGCCATTCCCGTTTGTTCGGAGATGGCCGCAATCGCATTTACAGGAAAAGCCGGTGGGCAGTTAATCCCTGTTCCGGTGGCAGTTCCGCCCAAAGCCAGTTCAGAAAGTTCTTCAGAAGCGCGTTCGATTCGGGTGCGTGCTTTGGCCATTTGTGCGGCATATCCGCCAAATTCTTGGCCTAAGCGAACCGGCGTGGCATCCATTAAGTGGGTACGTCCACTTTTGACCACATGATCAAAAGCCGCTGCTTTGGCGTTTAGAGACGCCTCAAATGCCGCGAGGGCCGGAAGTAATTCCCGTTCGATGGCCACACGAGCCGCAACATGCATAGCCGTTGGGATCACATCGTTGGAAGATTGTGACATGTTAACGTGGTCGTTGGGATGGATCTTTTTCCCCCCACGTTCGCCACCCATCGCCACAGTACCGAGATTCGAGATCACCTCATTTGCATTCATGTTGGTGGAGGTTCCGGAACCCGTTTGGAAAATGTCTAAGACAAATTCGGCGTCCATTTCCCCAGCAATCACTTTATCACAAGCAGCTTGAATAATGACGGATTTTTCTGCCTCTAAAAGTCCTATTTTTTCGTTCGCAATCGCACACGATTTCTTGACGATGCCCAAGGCTTCGATGAAGCGACGTGGGAAGCGAAGCGAGCTAATCGGGAAGTTATTCTTGGCACGTTCGGTTTGTGAACCATACCAAGCAGTAGCCGGAACTTGGACATCGCCCATAGAGTCCCGTTCAATACGAAATTCACTCATCATAGTCTGGATTATTGGGTCTGAATATCATTATTGTTGAACAATCAATAGCGCATTGGGCGCAACTCAAAAAGGTACGTATGCCTGCTTGAATTCACCGTCAAAACGTTCGTTCCTTCATGAAAATCTTTCAAACCATCGCCGAAGCACAGGCTTTTTCTAATGCACAACTTCGTGCTGGCCGCCGATTGGCCCTCGTCCCCACAATGGGCGCGCTCCACGAAGGCCACTTGCGCTTGGTGGATGAGGCATTCCGACATGCAGACGCGGTGGTGGTTTCTATATTTGTCAATCCAACACAGTTTGGGCCAAATGAGGACTTTTCCCGTTATCCGCGCACGCTGGAGGCCGATCTCGCAGCCCTTCAAGCACGAGGTGTCTCTGGCGTTTTTACCCCGACGGTTGCCGAGATGTATCCGCTCAATGACCAGACGTGGGTGGAGGTTCATGGGTTAGATGCACATCTTTGCGGCCCTTTTCGTCCGGGACATTTCCGAGGAGTTACGACGGTGGTTGCACGTCTTTTTTTGGCCTGCCGTCCGCAGGTAGCGGTTTTTGGTCTGAAAGACGCCCAACAATTCCTGATCCTTCGTCGGATGGTGCGCGATCTACACTTTGGGATCGAAATGGTGGGGATGGAGACGGTGCGGGAGTCGGATGGTCTTGCGATGTCTTCTCGGAACCGTTACTTAGGTGAAGCGGAACGGGAAAAAGCGGGTATTATCTCTAAAGCGGTTTTATTGGGGCGAGATTTGGTGACTGCTGGCGAACGTCGTCCTGATGTGGTGGAAAAAGCCATGCGGGATGCAATGGCATCGGTGGAGGGCGTTTCCGTCCAATATGCCGAAATTGTGGACGCCGAGCAATTACAACGCCCTAACTTGATTTTACCCGAAACCGAGTATTTGGTGGCTGTTGCTGGCTTTCTTGGGCAAACGCGGCTGATAGACAATCAATTTGTTTCTACTCGTGGATCGTTATCTGCCCCATCTTCTTTGTAACGAGCATTATTGGATTCGCTATAATGGATGGCTGTGTCATGCATGGGTAGCTTTCTGATGTACTTCACCGAGGAAGTGCAAAGTTAGCCCCATCGGGGTCGTATCTTCTCCTCTTAAATCCGATCTTCTGCCTGTCGAGTCCGATTCTTGAGCTTGTCGAAAGCCCGTTTCTTACTCACGTTGTGTTTTCTCTTAAGGCTAAATCTGTTTTTTGTGCGCCTACATTTCCTCCCTAAAGGACTGCGTTAAAGCATTGCTTTTGCTTGATGTTACCGACCT includes the following:
- a CDS encoding class II fumarate hydratase, which produces MMSEFRIERDSMGDVQVPATAWYGSQTERAKNNFPISSLRFPRRFIEALGIVKKSCAIANEKIGLLEAEKSVIIQAACDKVIAGEMDAEFVLDIFQTGSGTSTNMNANEVISNLGTVAMGGERGGKKIHPNDHVNMSQSSNDVIPTAMHVAARVAIERELLPALAAFEASLNAKAAAFDHVVKSGRTHLMDATPVRLGQEFGGYAAQMAKARTRIERASEELSELALGGTATGTGINCPPAFPVNAIAAISEQTGMAFHEAENHMEAQASKDAYVSVAGALNTLAVTVMKIVNDIRWLGSGPTSGLSEILLPDLQPGSSIMPGKVNPVMSEAMMMVSARVQGNLTTITVGGQMGNFELNVMMPVMAHAMLESVAILSNGLDAFRTKCLDGIVANEARCKELLELNPSIATALNRTIGYDMAAKVAKQSAKERKSVRVVVKELGLLTEEELDAVLDVRSMTEAGIPGS
- a CDS encoding pantoate--beta-alanine ligase — protein: MKIFQTIAEAQAFSNAQLRAGRRLALVPTMGALHEGHLRLVDEAFRHADAVVVSIFVNPTQFGPNEDFSRYPRTLEADLAALQARGVSGVFTPTVAEMYPLNDQTWVEVHGLDAHLCGPFRPGHFRGVTTVVARLFLACRPQVAVFGLKDAQQFLILRRMVRDLHFGIEMVGMETVRESDGLAMSSRNRYLGEAEREKAGIISKAVLLGRDLVTAGERRPDVVEKAMRDAMASVEGVSVQYAEIVDAEQLQRPNLILPETEYLVAVAGFLGQTRLIDNQFVSTRGSLSAPSSL